A window of Aptenodytes patagonicus chromosome 1, bAptPat1.pri.cur, whole genome shotgun sequence genomic DNA:
TACTTTCAGGagtgaaaaagctttttatatttCAGCTGAATGATGGAAAAGTGGCTGTGCGGAATGATATTATTGTAACTCATTTAACCCATGTAAGTTGTTTCTGAATCTCAGCAGAATATATCTGTCATTAGGAAGATGtaattttggggaaaaggaaatgaaactgcttgcagaaaaatcacatttccacaATTGTGTTTTGACTACGTTAAGAACATCTGACTTAATAAAACTGAATGGGCTGTTCCCATATCTGAGAATGTGATGAAGCGATAGACATGGCAGaatattattacattttaatttatagaaatatcttgtgatttaatttttaggctttataaaatacaaatttttattagATGATTCTAAAAagttttaggctttttttttcctagaattgCCTGAGATCTGTATTGGAGCAGATAGCGGCATATGGTCAAGTTGTGTTTAGACTACAGAAGTTTATTGATGAAGTGATGGGACACAGCCCGGAAAGCATAATGCATGGAACAGTTTCCACTCCAAAGAAAACTACTGAAGCCCCGTTCAGAACTTACCAAGCTTTTATGTGGGCCttgtataaatatttcattagctTTAAAGAAGAACTTACTGAAATTGAAAAATGCATAATCAACAAAGGTACAGTGCAAGGGAAATTTTACAAGAGGGGGGGACGCAAGGAAATTTTTATAAGAGGGAAATGTGAAAAACATTATGCAGATACGTTTTGAAACTGTGAAGGATGccatgctgtattttaaaacctCATTAACAAAATTTGATTTCTGTTGCATGTTACCTTTataaatctttggggtttttttccagataaaacagTCACACTTTCAATAGTAATAGATAAGTTGTCTCCCCGACTGGCACAGCTGAAGGTACTTCACAAAGTTTTCAGTACAGGAGTAGCGGAAGTGCCACCTGACACTAGAAATGTTGTGCGAGCATCTCATCTGCTTAATACTCTCTACAAAGCTATTCTTGAATATGACAGTGTTGGAGAAGCATCTGAGCAAACGGTAGGGGAAATCGTTCCTTCCTTAACAGAATGATGCACTAGAATATTTAGCAACTTAAATTTCTTTACGGTGATGGAGTACACTAGCGTGCAGCTACCAAGCATTGAGGACAAATTTGATAGCCATAATGCATTACTGTTTTCTGACATGAGTTCACTCAGCCTGGACAAAATCAGATTTATGAGGAGATCAGCAGCAGTGTGGTTTTAGGACTGAGGGGAGGAACTGTGGGGAATGGGAGACCAGGAAGCTGTGGTGAAAGAGGGAGCTTTGGAATAGCTTTCCCTCCTATTTCTACAGCTGCATAATTCAGTTAATGCTGAAATGTAGGGTTGTGGGTTCTTACAGTAACTTGTTGATTATACTACTGAAAATGTAGTAGATGTCATGAtgtccttttgttttcctgttttctgcgTTATAAAACCACAGAATGTTTTATGACTACCCCTTGCTGTTTAAGAGATGTtagagtgaaaaaaatgaaaactgctgtttgGGTCTAACTGCGATGACAAAAGTAACGAGGAAGCGTGCACAATGCAGGCTTCCATTAAAATGACTAAAGCTGTAATTTTTAGTTTaacattttatctttaaaaattcttAAGTGTAGTTATGTATATCTCATAAACTATAATTGCACAATTAAGAAGTCAGGCTTTACCATATTGCTTCTAATGCTTAGTATAAAAATATTcagccactttttctttttctcccccccccccccccccttcaggtATCCCTTCTATTCTCTCTCTGGGTTGAAACTGTGAGGCCATACTTACAGACAGTGGATGAATGGATAGTCCATGGTAATTTGTTTGATCCTGCAAAGGAATTTATCATTCAGAGGTAGGGATGCTGGTACTGGACACACATAATGCTGTGCAAGTATGAATACAAAACCTGCTATAGAACCTAGCAGGTAAAGGGTGACAATAAAAGTAGGTTTTCACAtttgttattttactttaaatagaTTTAATTTCTTAATCATACTTTAATAACTTGTCTCAAACTTCCCGTTAGGGAAATTGCATTAGATATGGAGCCCTACCAGGTATTGTTCTGGAATAGAAatcagttgttttattttttccatctataATAAATAATCAGCAGTCTGACTCTAAGTGTgttgacttttttaaaagcaattaaccATTTTTCAAAACCAAGACGTTtgtaaaaattacaaaatttactttttaattcttctaCTAATCTATGGTTGTTATAAATCAAATGCTATTTAGAATTAAGATACTCATTGCTTCTGACTTGTAGTACAAGTTAATATGGTGTCTTGAATTACATGCACATGTCCTAAATATTATTTGAGCTagtaatttctcttctgtttgtatGCTACATTTTGCTGGTCCCTTTTTTGACAGCTTGAACTGGAAAGTGAatatagaaattaaaattttggCTCGTAATTACAAATCCATTTCCCCCTATTTGCCAAACTTAACTGAACCTCTGTCTGTTAAGGCAGGTCAAGGTGAGCATGAAGTAAGAGTACTGTTGTAATAAATCCTTAGTAGCTGAGATCTTTAACATCCTTATTATGTCCTACTtgacttttctttctgtggttCTGTAGTTATGTTTTCAGTGCTACTAACGGGGGTGATTtcaacttttatttatatttgtgctTCATTTTAATTATCTAATTTAGGTTGTTTTCCATCTGACTTCAAAGACCAAACTCTGTATCTGATGTaaacaacacaaaaaagcaaagtgaacTAGGAATTGAGTTTCACCTACTCCAGAATTTTTCAGCTTTCCCAGTAGTATTTGTTTCAttgtgcattttaaataaatctgaaagtCAATCACTAATCATTTTATGATTAGGATGCATGCCACTGTGAATAGATAACTTCCTGGACAAATTTAATTATAATTACTCTAGTTGCCttggtttgggggtttatttGGTTATACAATCGTTTTATCTCCTGTGAGCTGATTCTTTATCCTGCTAAAGCTATCATCCTTTCTAGAGGTGTCTAGATAGTTTGTGATATGAATGAGCTTATTTTATATAGTTTTGAAAGTGCTTCTTGACTATTCTAAGAGAAAGGCAAAGCATAGAGCAAAGATGATACGCATCTTCTAGTAATGAAGTTTCATCTTTTGAAAAGGGAAATACTcaacagctttttatttctttgcagaaacaaaaatgttccaGTTAACCACAGAGATTTTTGGTATGCTACCTACACATTATACAGTGTATCAGAGAAGACGGAGAATGAAGAGAAGATGAGTGATAATGCCAGTGCCAGTTCTGGCAGTGATCAGGCCCCTTCGAGCAGGCAACACACTATGGTCTCTTTTCTGAAACCTGTGCTGAAGCAAATCATCATGGCTGGAAAATCCATGCAGCTGTTGAAGAATCTTCAATGCAAAGATGGCTCTCCGCAGCAGGCTGCGTCAAGAGGTGAGATGTCAGTTTGTGGACTATCATGCCTTAGGGTATCTAACAGTATGGGTGTATTTTTTTGTAGTAGTGTTTCCATGGTTTTAGAATAATGTAACACTCCGTGTTGAATGTCAGTATCACGGTTGGTAACTTCAGGTCTGACTGACAACACTTACTCTTCCAATGCAAACAAGTGGAAAGAGCAAAGTGAATAAAGATTGAGCgttccctttgctttttattgctttaaatttttcttaaacttgtttTCATGTGcttgcaaagcatttttttttggtaacgAGACAAACGAAAACAGCTTGTATGTTCTAATAgtaaagctgttttgttttaataaatagttGTTTTTCATTACTAAGTGGTTGAATAATTCTGAGATAGCATGcggaacttttaaaaaaaaaaaacttactaaTAATTAGATGAAAGATATTTGGATATTTAGGATGTTTATCTTGAATGATTGTAAAACATAGTACAACAATGTAACCaatgttggtgtttttttggtggtggtttttttttttttttttgaggaaccaaaagacatttttttgttttgatgtttcttGATGTTTAGAAGTAGAGATAGTTAAATTATTTTGGAGACTCTCCAGGTTTATTTCCCCCTTTGGTGTGAGAATATAACCTGTTCTAGTGAATACTGAAGGGTTGTTTCAGTTGCTAAGAATTAACTGCCTTTGCACCTGAAGGAGGAAGTTCTCTAACAGTCTCGGagatatttcatatttcagaCACCCATCCAGCAATCCATTTGAACATATGCCTGACCTTAGGCATTGGACTAGTCCTACCATTTTAGCAGtacttatttaaatatgtatttgagTTTTTCCCTGAATAGTGGCCTAAATTTAGTATGTTAAAAGTTAGCAAGTACATGTTGGACTTCTTTTAGTTAAGATGATGTTGTCTCTTAGAATGAAATCTTACCGTGGAATGTGTTGCCCAATTTAGATGCTGAACGAAAGAGTTTGTATACGCTGTTCTTGGAATCTGTGCAGTCTCGCCTGCGGCATGGGGAAGAGTCTGTTCCAGACATTATTACAGAACAGCAGGCCACAAAGCAGAGCCTGATAAAGATGCAGTCCATAGCAGAAAGACACTTGGAACTGGATGATGTCCATGACCCACTGCTGGCTATTAATTTTGCCAGGTAAATGAACAATCTTCCTGCTGTGTTGTTGAGAGCAATGTTCTGCCTGGTGATATTTGGTAGACCAAATTTTTATTGCCGCCGCtgctgaaaacaagcaagcaCAGAATAAAGAGGAGCaccagcagtcagtgacagaagCTAAATGAACACTACCCTTGTGCttagttaaagaaaaacaattaccaTCAGTGAAGAATCTGCTACTCGCATCTGTTAGGAGTCTTTATCATAACAGGCTTTTAGCAAACAAGTGTTTTAATAGTGAATGCTGTTGTAAAATCTAAActtttaaatgtgtttgcttGGAATTTGTACACAATGTCTTTGATTTGCACCAAGTATATTCTTTGAAGAATGCAGCTTCAGTTGTGCTGTGCttaaataatttaactttaaaagcctttcaaaattCATGTTAATTGCATAAAAATACTTCATTCTTCATAATGAGGGAAGTCCTACAGAGGTTataaatgtcttggaaattagcAGGAGAGGCAAACTCTGAAAATCTCACTTATTTTGTgattacaaataagaaaatagcTATTTATGTTTTTCCTAAATACTAGTTGGCGATttacatgttttcatttcagtcctAGGAggagtttttttttaaagaaatcgtAATTAATAGTAGATAAGACTCTATTACTTCCCTTGTTCATTGGGACTATTCTATTTGTCAAAATGGATAGATTAATTCAATGTCTGACTCATCCAGTCTATTAAGGCAGTAGCTGCTATGAACCGGGCTTCCTCTTACAATGGATTCAGCTAGCGAGTAGCTTTTTacaaattattataataatttgcTTCTTTCTGTGACAAAATAATTAAACTTACCAAGTGTGGACTGCAGATACTCTCTTCCCATGATATAATGTTACAGATAATATATAGGGACCCCATATTTAAGGTGCCTCAAACCGATTCGCCGTGTGTGTGGTgtcgggtttttttgtttgtttttttgtttgttgttctgttgttgctgggttttgcttttttttttttttttgggtggttgtTGTTCAAATTTTTagttgtttctttaattttatttttctttcctgggaAGTTCATCTGACTGCTGTATATGCACAATATAGTTTTAAAAGTTCCTGTGACAATGGGTTTGTTTATTAAGCTGTATAGTGTTTGAACTTGATGttgtttttcagaattattcCTTGAGCAATGACGTGATTATAGTATGTCATCCCTTTTTGATATTCTTATGCCTGGTCATACAAAAACAGTATGAAGGATCACTTAATAGGCTGGATATGTACTATAGTTATGAAACAGCTTTTATTACTTCTGCACCATATATTTGAGAGCAGAGGATCCAATTTTGATTAAAATCTTTGAAGGtatgacatttttgttttctgtattgtaTGAACTCTGAACCTTCTTCCCTaagcagtttgttttattttgaagattaTATTTGGAACAGAGTGACTTTCACGAGAAGTTTACTGGTGGGGATGTTTGTGTAGATAGATCCTCAGAATCCGTGACCTGCCAGACTTTTGAACTGACACTGAGGTCTTGCCTTTATCCGCACATAGACAAGCAATACTTGGAATGCTGTGGTAATCTAATGCAAACTTTAAAGAAGGATTATAGGTAAGAAAgtagatttgtttttccttaactttttttttctttaactactGGTGGTATGCCGTACACTAAAAGCAGGgattttgtgttgtgtttctaCTCCAATTTGATAATCAACAATAAAATCATTAAGGAGGAAAGGGAGATCTAACATGATAGAATCCTGGGTGAAAACTTGGTCTAGCTTAAAGCAACAGCAAAGCTGTCATTTGTCTTCAGTGGATGTTCAATAGAGAAATTGTTTCAAACGGTACTTTTAATAGTGTTGTCGtttgaaactggaagaaaaattttaGGAAGCTAGAATATATTTAATATGAGATTCAGTTATGCGACTATAAAATGTATAGTAGACAAAAGAATATTATGTGGTGTTTTTATATTACTTAGAGTAAAACAGCCTATTCCTTTTACCTTTCAGGTGGTCATAAGTCATCATACTTTTAATCTGTCTGAAATACTTAATGAATTTATACTCATGGTTCTTGTGAGAGTTGTAGCGGTACTATTCTTCCTACtttatcagaaaaggaaaatccatATCATAATTTTCTGGGGCTCCATATTAATGTCTCTTCTTCGACAGAACTCTCCCTGAAACTGCATCTTCTTCCTTAAGTTCTGTTTAGGGAGAGGGACAGGATTTCCAAACTCTAAGCTATTTCTGAGAATTGCCTAGCCCGTAAGATCGCTGAATACTGTGAGCACTTCCGCTGAAGCTGGGGCTGTTCAAGCTTACAGGAAAAAATGgcttggtttattttgttttatttgaacaTATGTGAAGGCTATCTGAGGGTTAAGCAAAGGATTTACTGTGGACTTCATTAACTTTGTGTTCAATACTGAGTTCTTGTAGTGAAGAGGtttgaagatttttgtttctgtaacagTTGTGTTTGATTTCACTTGTATGATTAAGACTAAGGAAATGTTATATGTTTGTTCCTGTTTAGGCTTGTAGAATATTTGCAGGCAATGAGAAACTTTTTCTTACTTGAAGCTGGAGATACCATGTATGACTTCTATACATCTATTTTTGACAAAATTAGAGAAAAGGAAACTTGGCAGAATGTTGCTTTCTTAAATGTTCAACTTCAAGAAGCAGTTGGGCAACGCTATCCAGAGGACAGTGCAAGGTAAAATGCAAAAGCCTGCAAAATATAGTTCAGTTATGTTTCTTTTGCACTTACCTACACTAACATACTTAACTTGCATAGCGCAATACTAATTATTTTGTACACATTAAAAGAATCTGTTGTAATGAAGTTTTGAGCTGTTGTCATCTCTTCTATCCAAGTCCCCCAGATGAAATCAGACAGTTGGTATTTAgccataagaaataaaaaaaaacttaatgAAACTAACCACTAGTTTAAAATGGATTATCACCAATTAAATCCCTTGTTTCCTGGCACAGGTTGTCTATATCATTTGAAAGTGTTGATACAGCAAAGAAGAAACTCCCTGTCCACACCTTAGATGGTTTGACATTGAGTTACAAGGTAGTGAGTTAATATTGCTGTAGTTCTTATTCTAGAACAGATTTGAAATGTTGTATTAAAGTGACTTACATTTTCTGTCTTGATTATCCTCTCCTCTTCTTAGGTTCCTTGGCCTGTGGATATAGTTATAAGCTTAGAGTGCCAAAAAATTTACAATCAAGTTTTTCTGCTCTTGCTGCAAATAAAGTGGGCCAAGTATAGTCTAGATGTCTTACGATTTGATGGTAAGAAACTTCTTCAATGAAAGATACTCTAAAAACTTACTCTGTGGTCTAAGGATATAAATagtctgctgctttctgcagtaaGTAGTATAAACCAGAATTTTGATTCATTCTATAAAATACTAACTTCTATAGCTTCGCAAATCAGATATATTAAGCAGGGCatgtttttcacttcttttcagcCTCAGGGACAACACTATTCATGCATTCCCTTTGTCTCTTTGATGCAGGTCTAGTTAGTTATATTGGAAATTTGTTACTTTATTCTTCAGACCTTGCTGTTGAAAGAAGGTCTGTCTACCACACCCTAATGTTTTGCTTTATGTATAGTCCCAAGTTTTTATGAGCAATACCTTGCAAACAAGttaagaaaacaagatgaaaaaaatactctATTTGAGATTGAAACAGTAAGCTAGACAGTTGGGAATACATACTCTAAGCTGCAATTTAAATAATGTGGGGATTGTAGAAAGAGGTCTCTTAGTGTCTCCTTCACCAGGTTAAAGTTTATACTCTTCCTGTCCCATGTGAAGTGGATACACGCTTCATGtcctagaaaaataaatgagaaagttaATGGGTTCATCTATGTTTTGTACATCAGTTAAGTAATTCTCTTCCTAAAAGTATGTTGTTTTCTATTGTTTAAACTTTATGGGTATGGCTTTGTGCTTAGGTCTTTTCCCCTTTGTGGAGATAGTATACACATTTACttttaatgtagatttttttttttattctttcacatAATCTTTAGATCTTAAATAGCGTTTCCTATTCTAGTATTTAGCAAACTGCATTGTACATATACTGTCACACTATTCAGTATATTGTTGCTATATTTTAATAACAGATCTGAATTGCAAGAAAAATCTTACATCAGTATTGTGTGCAGAATAATAAGAAATAACAAATTTCAGTTTTAAGTAACATTTTAGCCTAAGTTTGTCTTCATAAGCACTTCAATATAATactcttgccttttctttttagaacTAGTTTGTGCTGCAGAAAACCCACAGGTTAAGGAAGGAACTTCATTAGAACAAGGAACGCTTCCTCTATTTGGATTGcaaacagaaagtataaaacaacAAATACATCGCATGTTCCTCTTAAGAGTGAAACTTATGCATTTTGTTAACAGCCTGCACAACTACATCATGACTAGGGTTTGTCTTATATCACAATTCCGTTTATATTAAGAACTTGTAACTGGAGATGcagtattaattttcttttaaaacataaaaaacaaaaataaaaagcaaaatcttagTCTAATGTCCTTTCTGCAAAATGATTTTGAGCTAAACATGTTTCAGTTTTAACTTGGCAGTTTTAAATCAGTAATTCTAAAAATGCTTTAGAAGTTCTACATGCATATGATTGATCTTTGGATATTACTAGTTCTTTTTGACTGTTTCTCCCTGTGCTAGATGACTGAAGCAGTTATGTAAAAATAGGTTTCTGTAAGTTATTACTCTCAAGAGCTATTATGCTTATAAAAGTGTTACTACAGACGTTTTAGTTAAATGGATCCTCCTCAAAAATCTCAAGTACCCAGATCCAAAAGTGTAtacatgacttctcaaatataaAGGCAATGCCTGTAGATTCATACCTGCTCTACTattgcctttttttgcctttaataaaattaatatactCCAAATCAGCTCCTCTGGGGATAGTCTGTCTGCCCTTGTGCAATGGCAATATTCCTATTTATATGAGGAATGTCATTGTGCAGTTATGAGAAGAGCTCAAATTTTTTGCTATTGATGGTAATTTGGAGGGTGAGCCTAAAATTTGAGAGAGAAGAGTGAATGAATCAGGCAATTTtaggctcttaaaaaaaaatattggaagggAGTCATAAGCACTTGTGTGCTACGTGGAATTTAATAACCATGGTCATCTTTTTTTAAGATTCTTCACAGTACAGGCTTGGAGTTTCAGCATCAGGTAGAAGAAGCCAAAGACTTAGATCAATTGATAAAGATTCATTACAGATACCTATCTACAATCCATGATCGCTGCCTACTGAGAGAAAAGGTGGGTAAAAAAATTGGCATATTTGATATATTGAGTTTAGCAGGACAAGAAAGTAGTTTAGTACTAATTATGCTGTCTATTTTGCAGTTCATACATACTAAGCAATATATAGGTACTCTTAAGGAAATGGTAGCTTTTCCAGAGTTAACACTGAGATCCAGTTTCCCTTGCAAGTCTTAGCTCAATTCTATCAAGGAGAGAAGATAAACTTAAATTCTTTATATTGGATTTTAAATGACTCGTTTCTAAGAGATGGGAGGATTTGAACAAACTGAGGCTTGGTAATGTAATGAGGATTATACCTACCGGTATGGCAAGGAATTGGAGGTACATGGATAGCATTGTAACCTTTTATCCCACGTACTGTTTGTGCATAGTCCTCATCGAAATAGTCAGCCGTGAAGTGAATTAGAgagcaaacacaaaacacatcTTAAATTTAGAAGAATCACATTGTACTTAGGAGATTGTTTTTATAGATCAGATTAAATGGCATGGGATACCTTTGTATTGCAGCTTAATAATGAAAATGATTATGCTTAACAATGCATTTCTGACTGTTACTCCTTTTGTTGTTATTTCAGGTGAGCTTTGTGAAAGAAGCTATAATGAAAGTGTTAAATTTAGTACTGATGTTTGCAGACCGTTGGCAGGCTGGTTTGGGGGCTTGGAAGTAAGTATACATACCTAAAATTCTACATGGTCATAATTTCACAGCTCAGAATATGATTTCAAGAcattttttgtgtgaaataaCAGGACTTTGCTCAGTGTTTAACAGCAGATACCAGAGGCTAATTGCTATTTCTTAGCAAAAGTGAAATTTATATTAGATAGAACTTAACAAGTTTAATGCACTTGTGTCAGTGTATGTTcagtattttctaattaaaaggcTGGCCAATATATAACGTCTAAGTGTTTGAAAAGATTGTAGAGCATAGCAACAaagagggttttcttttccttcatatttGTTCGTAATGGTAAAATGAGAGGTTCACAGGTTTGGTTTATGATCATGTTTCCTGGCGATGATTTAAAATTGTAGGCAGCTAGATGTTGACATTCATTAATTGGTTTAtgaaaaatggaattattttgttTGGCCTTCATTCTAGAAGGCaataaatttttgtttttctttaaaaaaaccctaatctaATCTCTAAACCTCCTTATTTTTCTAATCTGGACTGTCAAAATTATAAAGCCTTTGTAAAAAAATTTGTGATAAAAACGTGAAGCTGTTGAAGTCAATCaaagttttgccactgactttggAGTCCAGATTTTCATGCAGAATATTTGATTCCATTAGTTCAAATGCTCAGATTTTGTATCATTGGTAAAATCTGAAGTTATTCTTGGTCTATCCTTTCCCATAGTACCATTTCTGTAGAAACAACCTGGGACGGGTGTCATAGTTGGGATTTTTAGAAAAGATGTGTGCTTCCTTATGTGCCATGATTGAAGTTAGAAACCCACCTGTAATTTCCAAGATAAGATTAATTTGTTGGCCTGGGAATCAGTTGCTTTTCTCTAATCCATCCCTTAGACAAGATTAAAAataagatctgattttttttttagaatagaatagactagttcagttggaagggacctacaatgatatccagtccaactgcctgaccacttcagggctgaccaaaagttaaagccagttgttaagggcattgtc
This region includes:
- the TUBGCP5 gene encoding gamma-tubulin complex component 5 isoform X1, with protein sequence MAAPLASPGRRSRFEQEQDRAVRALVRSVTGLPEEELGGGRFQTALNFAWSNFRFHRFLDVNSHKVERTIEGIHEKLIVHSDLGKAASWKRLTEKFLNSPLPSIEETKTDTHYSILSLLLCLSDSPSNTTYVEKPRVKEVDSFLNDLCTFPRRCFECTFSPFQECEYEEVISNNTNYKKEEEFDWGKYLMEGEEIHFGPGIDTPDWSGESEEEEDTQPLSREDSGIQVDRTPLEDQDPNKKTVPNVSWKVSEPSARSWLEQHVVPQYWTGRAPRFSHSLHLHSNLAAVWDHHLYTSDPLYVPEERTLVTETQVIRETLWLLSGVKKLFIFQLNDGKVAVRNDIIVTHLTHNCLRSVLEQIAAYGQVVFRLQKFIDEVMGHSPESIMHGTVSTPKKTTEAPFRTYQAFMWALYKYFISFKEELTEIEKCIINKDKTVTLSIVIDKLSPRLAQLKVLHKVFSTGVAEVPPDTRNVVRASHLLNTLYKAILEYDSVGEASEQTVSLLFSLWVETVRPYLQTVDEWIVHGNLFDPAKEFIIQRNKNVPVNHRDFWYATYTLYSVSEKTENEEKMSDNASASSGSDQAPSSRQHTMVSFLKPVLKQIIMAGKSMQLLKNLQCKDGSPQQAASRDAERKSLYTLFLESVQSRLRHGEESVPDIITEQQATKQSLIKMQSIAERHLELDDVHDPLLAINFARLYLEQSDFHEKFTGGDVCVDRSSESVTCQTFELTLRSCLYPHIDKQYLECCGNLMQTLKKDYRLVEYLQAMRNFFLLEAGDTMYDFYTSIFDKIREKETWQNVAFLNVQLQEAVGQRYPEDSARLSISFESVDTAKKKLPVHTLDGLTLSYKVPWPVDIVISLECQKIYNQVFLLLLQIKWAKYSLDVLRFDELVCAAENPQVKEGTSLEQGTLPLFGLQTESIKQQIHRMFLLRVKLMHFVNSLHNYIMTRILHSTGLEFQHQVEEAKDLDQLIKIHYRYLSTIHDRCLLREKVSFVKEAIMKVLNLVLMFADRWQAGLGAWKMESIEKMESDFKNCHMFLVTVLNKAVCRGSFPHLESLALSLMAGMEQS
- the TUBGCP5 gene encoding gamma-tubulin complex component 5 isoform X2, encoding MAAPLASPGRRSRFEQEQDRAVRALVRSVTGLPEEELGGGRFQTALNFAWSNFRFHRFLDVNSHKVERTIEGIHEKLIVHSDLGKAASWKRLTEKFLNSPLPSIEETKTDTHYSILSLLLCLSDSPSNTTYVEKPRVKEVEKEEEFDWGKYLMEGEEIHFGPGIDTPDWSGESEEEEDTQPLSREDSGIQVDRTPLEDQDPNKKTVPNVSWKVSEPSARSWLEQHVVPQYWTGRAPRFSHSLHLHSNLAAVWDHHLYTSDPLYVPEERTLVTETQVIRETLWLLSGVKKLFIFQLNDGKVAVRNDIIVTHLTHNCLRSVLEQIAAYGQVVFRLQKFIDEVMGHSPESIMHGTVSTPKKTTEAPFRTYQAFMWALYKYFISFKEELTEIEKCIINKDKTVTLSIVIDKLSPRLAQLKVLHKVFSTGVAEVPPDTRNVVRASHLLNTLYKAILEYDSVGEASEQTVSLLFSLWVETVRPYLQTVDEWIVHGNLFDPAKEFIIQRNKNVPVNHRDFWYATYTLYSVSEKTENEEKMSDNASASSGSDQAPSSRQHTMVSFLKPVLKQIIMAGKSMQLLKNLQCKDGSPQQAASRDAERKSLYTLFLESVQSRLRHGEESVPDIITEQQATKQSLIKMQSIAERHLELDDVHDPLLAINFARLYLEQSDFHEKFTGGDVCVDRSSESVTCQTFELTLRSCLYPHIDKQYLECCGNLMQTLKKDYRLVEYLQAMRNFFLLEAGDTMYDFYTSIFDKIREKETWQNVAFLNVQLQEAVGQRYPEDSARLSISFESVDTAKKKLPVHTLDGLTLSYKVPWPVDIVISLECQKIYNQVFLLLLQIKWAKYSLDVLRFDELVCAAENPQVKEGTSLEQGTLPLFGLQTESIKQQIHRMFLLRVKLMHFVNSLHNYIMTRILHSTGLEFQHQVEEAKDLDQLIKIHYRYLSTIHDRCLLREKVSFVKEAIMKVLNLVLMFADRWQAGLGAWKMESIEKMESDFKNCHMFLVTVLNKAVCRGSFPHLESLALSLMAGMEQS